In Solanum pennellii chromosome 3, SPENNV200, a single window of DNA contains:
- the LOC107013040 gene encoding uncharacterized protein LOC107013040: MDVRKIVIIVEDVQVSKTALQWALHNLLRYGDLLTLLHVFPNLRSRSTNKLRLLRLKGFQLALSFQDLCNDFPNTKTEIVVTEGDQDGRKIAEMVRQIGASTLVVGLHDHSFIYRMAMAHNSTGSNLNCKVLAIKQPTTLATTTKMKRTISLPNSSTNMDLSQIEIAASSVPEINPPKIPYQVCPDPSAIIWRKGRSRRWTRRD, encoded by the exons atggaTGTGAggaaaatagtaataatagtagaAGATGTACAAGTATCAAAAACAGCTCTACAATGGGCTCTTCATAATCTCTTAAGATATGGAGATTTACTAACACTTCTTCATGTTTTCCCAAATTTGAGATCCAGAAGCACTAACAAACTTAGGCTTCTTAGACTCAAAGGTTTTCAATTAGCTCTctcttttcaagatctttgcaACGATTTTCCCAAC ACCAAGACAGAGATTGTGGTCACTGAAGGAGATCAAGATGGTCGCAAAATTGCTGAAATGGTTAGACAAATTGGAGCTTCAACTCTTGTTGTTGGACTTCATGATCATAGCTTTATCTACAG GATGGCCATGGCCCATAACAGTACAGGTAGCAATTTGAATTGCAAAGTACTGGCTATCAAGCAACCAACAACATTGGCCACCACCACAAAAATGAAAAGGACTATTTCTTTACCTAACAGTTCAACCAACATGGACTTGTCACAAATTGAAATTGCTGCATCGAg TGTCCCTGAAATTAATCCACCAAAAATTCCATACCAAGTTTGTCCAGACCCGAGTGCTATTATTTGGAGAAAAGGGAGATCCAGAAGATGGACAAGAAGAGATTAA